A window from Jannaschia sp. S6380 encodes these proteins:
- a CDS encoding CpaF family protein, producing the protein MFSRYKKPQIEGARPIGTAADAATGAAPAQPVAPAAAPAAPPPQAKAPAAPAAPDKDMKRRERIEELKTEMHHRLLDNLNLSALEKADAGALRAEIVSITSEELGEMGVVLGRDDRDILNTELFDEVMGLGPLEPLLKDESVNDILVNGPHSIFIERAGKLQKSDIRFKDEKHLMRIIDKIVSAVGRRVDESNPYVDARLKDGSRFNAMVPPVAVDGSLVSIRKFKKEKLAVDDLVKFGAFTEEMAAYLQAAVSCRLNVIVSGGTGSGKTTTLNALSSFIGNTERVLTIEDTAELQLQQDHVGRMESRPPNVEGKGAVTQRDCLRNALRMRPDRIIVGETRGEEVIDMLQAMNTGHDGSMTTIHANNARDGISRLENMIAMAGIEMPLKAVRAQISSAVNLIVQASRLQDGSRRMVSITEVTGMEGEVITLQEVFRYERLGLEPDGTIIGRFTATGIRSHYSDRFKAWGYDLPASIYEPAGSR; encoded by the coding sequence ATGTTCTCACGCTACAAGAAGCCGCAGATCGAAGGCGCCAGGCCGATCGGCACCGCCGCGGATGCAGCGACGGGCGCCGCGCCGGCCCAGCCCGTGGCCCCGGCCGCCGCGCCCGCGGCCCCGCCCCCGCAGGCCAAGGCACCGGCCGCGCCCGCTGCCCCCGACAAGGATATGAAGCGTCGAGAGCGGATCGAGGAGCTGAAGACCGAGATGCATCACAGGTTGCTCGACAACCTGAACCTGTCTGCGCTGGAAAAGGCCGATGCGGGTGCCCTTCGGGCCGAGATCGTCTCGATCACGTCCGAGGAACTGGGCGAGATGGGAGTCGTGCTGGGCCGCGACGATCGCGACATCCTCAACACCGAGCTTTTCGACGAGGTCATGGGCCTCGGCCCGCTGGAACCGCTCCTGAAGGACGAGTCGGTCAACGACATCCTGGTGAACGGGCCGCATTCGATCTTCATCGAACGCGCGGGCAAGCTGCAGAAATCCGATATCCGCTTCAAGGACGAGAAGCACCTGATGCGGATCATCGACAAGATCGTGTCGGCCGTGGGCCGGCGCGTCGATGAATCGAACCCCTATGTCGACGCCCGCCTCAAGGACGGGTCGCGTTTCAACGCGATGGTGCCGCCGGTCGCGGTCGATGGCAGCCTCGTCTCGATCCGTAAGTTCAAGAAGGAAAAGCTCGCCGTCGACGACCTCGTCAAGTTCGGCGCCTTCACCGAGGAGATGGCCGCCTACCTGCAGGCCGCGGTGTCCTGCCGGCTGAACGTGATCGTCTCGGGCGGTACAGGTTCCGGCAAGACGACCACGCTGAACGCGCTGTCGTCCTTCATCGGGAATACCGAACGTGTTCTGACCATCGAGGATACGGCCGAACTTCAGCTGCAGCAGGACCATGTCGGCCGGATGGAAAGCCGTCCGCCCAATGTCGAAGGCAAGGGCGCGGTCACGCAGCGGGACTGTCTGCGCAACGCCCTGCGGATGCGCCCCGACCGCATCATCGTCGGCGAGACGCGCGGCGAGGAAGTCATCGACATGCTTCAGGCCATGAACACCGGCCACGACGGTTCGATGACCACGATCCACGCCAACAACGCGCGCGACGGCATCAGCCGTCTGGAGAACATGATCGCCATGGCCGGGATCGAGATGCCGCTGAAGGCGGTGCGCGCCCAGATCTCCTCGGCCGTGAACCTGATCGTGCAGGCCTCGCGCCTGCAAGACGGCTCACGCCGGATGGTGTCGATCACCGAGGTGACGGGGATGGAGGGCGAGGTCATCACCCTGCAGGAAGTGTTCCGCTACGAGCGTCTGGGGCTGGAGCCCGACGGCACGATCATCGGACGCTTTACCGCGACAGGCATCCGCAGCCACTACTCCGACCGCTTCAAGGCCTGGGGCTACGACCTGCCGGCATCCATCTACGAACCGGCAGGGAGCCGCTGA
- a CDS encoding type II secretion system F family protein, producing the protein MELSIEPLIYIAVFGAVFVSIGAIYGLIFGKSIKLNNRVNRRLALLESGQTRDEVMAQLRKEMSQHDSAKRIPLYSLLAEKAQKANLAFTPGMLMGVMALMVVMSFFLMTFLTGASLPIRVVMSLAIGVGGVYFWVNKQAKKRLALMEEQLPDAIELIVRSLRVGHPLNSAIGIVAKEVADPLGSEMGFIADEAAYGRDVPDALRALAERVELQDLRFLAVAVAIQQKSGGNLAEILEGLSNVVRARFKLFRKVKAITAEARWSGIFLSAFPILAAVGINVMKPDYYSEVVESPYFIPAAAVVVVFLIVNVIFMRMMVNIKV; encoded by the coding sequence ATGGAACTGTCAATCGAGCCATTGATCTACATCGCCGTCTTCGGCGCGGTCTTCGTGTCGATCGGCGCCATCTACGGCCTGATCTTCGGCAAGTCGATCAAGCTGAACAACCGCGTGAACCGCCGCCTTGCGCTCCTGGAATCCGGGCAGACCCGCGACGAGGTGATGGCGCAGCTCCGCAAGGAGATGTCGCAGCACGACAGTGCCAAGAGGATTCCGCTCTATTCGCTTCTCGCCGAGAAGGCGCAGAAGGCAAACCTGGCCTTTACGCCCGGCATGCTGATGGGCGTGATGGCGTTGATGGTGGTCATGTCGTTCTTTCTGATGACTTTCCTGACCGGCGCGTCCCTGCCCATCCGGGTGGTCATGTCGCTCGCCATCGGCGTGGGCGGCGTCTATTTCTGGGTCAACAAGCAGGCCAAGAAGCGCCTCGCCCTGATGGAGGAGCAGCTGCCGGACGCGATCGAACTGATCGTGCGGTCGCTGCGCGTCGGCCATCCGCTGAACTCCGCCATCGGTATCGTCGCCAAGGAGGTCGCCGATCCGCTGGGATCGGAGATGGGCTTCATCGCCGACGAGGCCGCCTACGGGCGCGACGTGCCCGACGCGTTGCGCGCCCTGGCCGAACGGGTGGAATTGCAGGATCTCCGCTTCCTCGCCGTGGCCGTCGCCATCCAGCAGAAATCGGGGGGCAACCTGGCCGAGATCCTGGAAGGTCTGTCGAACGTCGTCCGCGCCCGGTTCAAGCTGTTCCGCAAGGTCAAGGCCATCACCGCCGAGGCGCGCTGGTCCGGCATCTTCCTGTCGGCCTTCCCGATCCTGGCGGCCGTGGGCATCAACGTGATGAAACCGGACTACTACTCCGAGGTCGTCGAGAGCCCGTATTTCATCCCCGCCGCCGCCGTGGTGGTCGTGTTC
- a CDS encoding AAA family ATPase produces MASNLALLPEPEPLRAVTVSRDVQEFDLLIEDMETELGEAWGDLDFAEALAFLRQDEAQTLEFIVVAVDREDERKLAQVSDVLRQAKRAGLKAILVADGLGPMALHELLRSGADDFAPYPLPENALSEAVGRIRAPGRSDDAEILKRAGADVVEGDLPVAASAPVPATIPGVKRDGAVFAIQSAAGGDGATTVAVNLAWELANASKEDAPKVCIIDLGLQFGSVATYLDLPRKPMIYEVLSDIPSMDEQAFRQALGNYKDKLSVFTAPSDILPLDLIGPEDVIGLLSLARTCFDIVIVDMPVTVTGWTDAVFSHSDLYFVVCGLEVRSAQNALRFQKLLQAEGLATERLSFLLNRAPGKMDMSGRGRVDKMADSLGIKFHAVLPDGGKQITEVNDQAAPLSALAARNALTKEIQKVARGLYEARQAIEAGKDPAAAGKAARKGIFGLKFG; encoded by the coding sequence ATGGCGAGTAATCTGGCCCTTCTTCCCGAACCCGAACCGCTCCGTGCCGTCACCGTTTCCCGTGACGTGCAGGAATTCGACCTTCTGATCGAGGACATGGAGACGGAGTTGGGCGAGGCCTGGGGCGATCTCGACTTCGCGGAGGCACTCGCCTTCCTGCGGCAGGACGAGGCGCAGACGCTCGAATTCATCGTGGTCGCCGTCGACCGGGAGGATGAACGCAAGCTCGCCCAGGTAAGCGACGTGCTGCGCCAGGCCAAGCGCGCCGGCTTGAAGGCGATCCTCGTGGCCGATGGCCTGGGTCCGATGGCGCTGCACGAGCTCTTGCGCTCCGGCGCCGACGACTTCGCCCCCTACCCCCTGCCCGAGAACGCCTTGTCCGAAGCGGTCGGCCGCATCCGTGCGCCCGGTCGCAGCGATGATGCCGAGATCCTCAAACGGGCCGGCGCGGATGTGGTCGAAGGCGACCTGCCCGTCGCCGCCAGCGCACCCGTTCCCGCGACCATCCCCGGCGTGAAGCGCGACGGCGCGGTGTTCGCAATCCAGTCCGCCGCAGGTGGCGACGGGGCCACGACGGTCGCCGTCAACCTGGCATGGGAACTGGCGAACGCATCCAAGGAGGACGCGCCCAAGGTCTGCATCATCGACCTCGGATTGCAGTTCGGTTCCGTCGCGACCTATCTCGACCTGCCGCGCAAGCCGATGATCTACGAAGTTCTGTCCGACATCCCGTCGATGGACGAACAGGCGTTCCGCCAGGCGCTGGGCAACTACAAGGACAAGCTGAGCGTCTTCACGGCGCCGTCCGACATCCTGCCGCTCGACCTGATCGGGCCCGAAGATGTCATCGGGCTGCTCAGTCTCGCGCGGACGTGCTTCGACATCGTGATCGTCGATATGCCCGTGACGGTGACGGGCTGGACCGATGCGGTCTTCAGCCATTCGGACCTGTACTTCGTGGTCTGCGGGCTGGAGGTGCGTTCGGCGCAGAATGCCCTGCGGTTCCAGAAGCTTCTGCAGGCCGAAGGGCTGGCGACGGAGCGGTTGTCCTTCCTGCTCAACCGGGCGCCGGGCAAGATGGACATGTCCGGCCGCGGCCGGGTCGACAAGATGGCCGACAGCCTGGGCATCAAGTTCCACGCCGTGCTGCCCGATGGCGGCAAGCAAATCACCGAGGTCAACGACCAGGCCGCGCCGCTGAGCGCGCTGGCCGCGCGCAATGCGCTAACCAAGGAAATTCAAAAAGTGGCCCGCGGCCTCTACGAAGCCCGCCAGGCCATCGAGGCCGGCAAGGACCCCGCTGCCGCCGGAAAGGCCGCCCGCAAGGGCATATTCGGCTTGAAGTTCGGCTGA